The Campylobacter concisus genome window below encodes:
- a CDS encoding flagellar protein FlaH — MRVVIFLLFFYSLALALTPDMAAKNHATYYKKKLPFICTPTLILNDILNVGDTLIYRYAVKHARKQEIKRLEEKELLEFIEAIKKENLRTACKDKEILNMLSIGVALDELFYSENGELIFEYTIEDRDCKKLQ, encoded by the coding sequence TTGCGAGTAGTCATTTTTTTACTGTTTTTTTACTCGCTTGCCCTGGCTCTTACGCCAGATATGGCAGCGAAAAATCACGCAACTTACTACAAAAAAAAGCTTCCATTTATCTGCACACCAACACTTATACTAAACGATATTCTAAATGTAGGTGATACGCTCATTTATAGATATGCTGTCAAACACGCAAGAAAGCAAGAGATCAAAAGGCTTGAAGAGAAAGAGCTTTTGGAATTTATCGAAGCTATCAAAAAAGAGAATCTGCGAACTGCTTGCAAAGATAAAGAAATCTTAAATATGCTGAGTATTGGTGTTGCCTTGGACGAGCTTTTCTATTCAGAAAATGGTGAGCTTATTTTTGAGTACACTATAGAAGATCGTGACTGCAAGAAATTGCAGTGA
- the htpX gene encoding zinc metalloprotease HtpX has protein sequence MEIFKTAFLMVTLMLIFIAVGGYIGGEHGMMIAFLIAAGTNIFSYFFSDTLVLKRYNAIPVDESNAHGLYEIVSRLTQKANLPMPKIYIIPEEVPNAFATGRNPSHAAVAVTEGLLKILNENEIEGVLAHELSHVRHYDILTGSIAAILAGAIAMLANFAKIGSIAGQSGGSRRGGGNAIVMLALAILMPIAATIIQMAISREREYKADKGAAYITGHPEWLASALRKLESYSNSYIMQNASEQSAHMFIVNPFGSLTNKLGVLFRTHPSTSDRIAELQRLEQEIKRGM, from the coding sequence ATGGAAATTTTTAAAACTGCTTTTTTAATGGTTACTTTAATGCTGATTTTTATCGCTGTTGGCGGATATATTGGCGGTGAGCATGGCATGATGATCGCCTTTTTGATAGCGGCTGGTACAAATATCTTTTCATATTTTTTTAGTGATACTCTGGTGCTTAAAAGATACAACGCTATCCCAGTCGATGAGAGCAACGCTCACGGGCTTTATGAGATCGTATCTCGCCTCACACAAAAGGCAAATTTGCCTATGCCAAAAATTTACATTATCCCAGAAGAGGTGCCAAACGCCTTTGCCACAGGCAGAAACCCAAGCCACGCAGCTGTCGCGGTAACTGAGGGGCTTTTAAAAATTTTAAATGAAAACGAGATCGAGGGCGTGCTAGCTCATGAGCTAAGCCACGTAAGGCATTACGACATCCTAACTGGCTCAATCGCTGCCATACTAGCTGGTGCTATCGCAATGCTTGCAAATTTTGCTAAGATTGGCAGTATTGCTGGGCAGAGTGGCGGTTCAAGAAGAGGCGGCGGTAATGCCATCGTTATGCTAGCACTTGCTATACTCATGCCAATAGCTGCCACAATTATCCAAATGGCGATCTCAAGGGAGCGCGAGTATAAGGCGGACAAGGGCGCAGCCTATATAACAGGACACCCAGAGTGGCTTGCAAGCGCTCTAAGAAAGCTTGAGAGTTACTCAAATTCTTACATTATGCAAAATGCAAGCGAACAAAGTGCTCATATGTTTATCGTAAATCCATTTGGCTCGCTAACTAACAAGCTTGGCGTACTTTTTAGAACGCATCCAAGCACTAGCGATAGGATCGCTGAGCTTCAAAGGCTTGAACAAGAGATAAAAAGAGGCATGTAA